In Cyprinus carpio isolate SPL01 chromosome B7, ASM1834038v1, whole genome shotgun sequence, a genomic segment contains:
- the LOC109088835 gene encoding intelectin-like, which yields MSHILVDQQEVPYIKTGDTKANLEDAILQGRIKYAARSCKVLHEKYQVYDDGLYYLNSSRGVLYQTFCDMTTAGGGWTLVASVHENYMNGKCTVGDRWSSQQGSDPNRPDGVGTWANTVTFGTAEASTSDDYKNPGYYDIAAKDVSVWHVPNNNNLELWSATSLLRYHTENHFLNLYGGNLFNLFKKFPVKFGIGACITDNGPAVPIVYDTGNLDFNRNLYGPNSRTNFEPGFITFRVFNTERAALALCSGVKPTGCNTEHFCVGGGGHFPEAAPRQCGDFASFDWDGYGTNAGWSASREITEAAVLLFYR from the exons ATGTCTCACATTTTAGTGGATCAACAAGAAGTGCCATATATCAAAACTGGTGATACCAAGGCCAATCTTGAGGATGCAATACTTCAGGGCAGAATTAAATATGCTGCTCGAAGCTGCAAGGTACTGCATGAAAAGTATCAGGTTTATGATG ATGGTCTATACTATCTGAACTCATCAAGAGGAGTCCTTTATCAGACGTTTTGTGATATGACCACTGCGGGCGGCGGCTGGACGCTGGTGGCCAGTGTTCATGAAAACTACATGAATGGAAAGTGTACTGTTGGCGATCGCTGGTCTAGTCAACAGGGCAGTGACCCAAATCGGCCTGATGGTGTTGGGACATGGGCAAACACAGTCACATTCGGAACAGCAGAAGCCTCTACAAGTGATGACTATAAG AATCCTGGATACTATGACATTGCAGCAAAAGATGTGTCTGTGTGGCAtgttcctaataataataatttggaactGTGGTCTGCTACCTCCCTCCTGCGATACCACACTGAAAATCACTTCTTAAACCTCTATGGAGGAAACCTTTTCAATTTATTCAAG AAATTCCCTGTGAAGTTTGGAATAGGGGCCTGCATCACTGATAATGGACCTGCTGTTCCAATAGTGTATGACACTGGAAACTTGGATTTCAACAGAAATCTGTATGGTCCCAATTCAAGAA CAAATTTTGAGCCTGGATTCATCACATTCAGAGTCTTTAATACTGAAAGGGCAGCTTTGGCTCTTTGTTCAGGTGTCAAACCAACCGGCTGTAACACTGAACAT TTCTGTGTTGGTGGAGGTGGACACTTTCCTGAGGCAGCTCCTAGACAGTGTGGGGACTTTGCGAGTTTCGACTGGGATGGCTATGGTACTAATGCAGGATGGAGTGCTTCCAGAGAGATAACTGAAGCAGCTGTGCTGCTGTTTTATCGCTGA
- the LOC109088845 gene encoding annexin A2-like: protein MALVSEILTKLTLSYGGEREPKCPTVVPVYDFNPEEDAAKIETAIKTKGVDEQTIIDILTKRSCSQRSEIAFEYEKRAKKDLVSALKGALSGSLEHLILGLMKSTAQYDASELKSSMKGLGTDEESLTEIVCSRNNEELKEIKKVYREMFKKELEKDVSGDTSGDVAKLLVALVQAKRDEPSNVVDYEKIDNDARALYDAGVKRKGTDVTTWISIFSERSVPHLQKVFERYKRYSPYDIKESIRKEVKGDLEKSFLTLVECLENKHLYFASRLSDAMKSKSVKEKVITRIIVSRCEVDLMKVRSEFKKNFGKSLYQTIFEHTKGDYQRALLNLCGGDD, encoded by the exons ATGGCTTTAGTGTCTGAGATTTTGACAAAACTTACATTGAGTTATGGAGGG GAGAGAGAACCTAAATGCCCTACAGTGGTCCCAGTTTATGATTTTAACCCAGAGGAGGATGCGGCCAAAATAGAGACAGCCATCAAAACCAAAG GTGTTGATGAGCAGACGATCATTGACATTCTGACAAAACGCAGTTGCTCACAAAGGAGCGAAATTGCGTTTGAGTATGAAAAACGGGCAAAGAAG GATTTGGTAAGTGCCCTGAAGGGGGCGCTCTCAGGCTCTTTGGAGCATTTGATTCTAGGGTTGATGAAGAGTACAGCACAATATGACGCTTCTGAACTGAAATCATCAATGAAG GGTCTGGGCACTGATGAGGAGAGTCTTACTGAAATTGTCTGCTCCCGCAACAATGAAGAGCTCAAGGAAATCAAAAAGGTTTACCGAGAGA TGTTTAAGAAGGAGTTGGAGAAAGATGTTTCTGGAGACACATCTGGTGATGTCGCTAAGCTGCTCGTGGCCCTTGTACAG GCCAAAAGAGATGAGCCGAGCAACGTGGTGGACTACGAGAAGATCGACAATGATGCAAGA gctCTTTATGATGCTGGAGTGAAGAGAAAAGGAACTGATGTGACCACCTGGATTTCAATCTTCTCTGAGAGAAGTGTCCCACACTTGCAGAAAG TGTTTGAAAGGTACAAGAGATACAGCCCATATGACATTAAGGAGAGCATTCGAAAGGAGGTGAAGGGAGATCTGGAAAAATCCTTCCTCACACTAG TTGAGTGCTTGGAGAACAAGCATCTGTATTTTGCCAGCAGACTCAGTGATGCTATGAAG AGTAAAAGTGTTAAAGAGAAAGTCATAACCCGCATCATCGTCTCCCGCTGTGAAGTTGATCTCATGAAGGTCCGTTCAGAGTTTAAGAAGAATTTTGGAAAATCTCTGTACCAGACAATTTTT GAGCACACCAAGGGTGACTACCAGAGAGCTCTACTGAACCTCTGTGGAGGAGATGACTAA
- the LOC109088853 gene encoding nuclear receptor ROR-alpha B isoform X2, which yields MSMESPPESVASPRKSASEADASVEDSKAEPDKPAPVRRQSCSSTNRAQIESIPCKICGDKSSGIHYGVITCEGCKGFFRRSQQGTVSYSCPRQKSCLIDRTSRNRCQHCRLQKCLAVGMSRDAVKFGRMSKKQRDSLFAEVQKHRQQQQEEKVGDDTEKGREPQPPGEAEPLTPSYALSTNGVTELPNDLSGYVNGQTPDEEKADSAIGGFYLDIQPSPDQSGLDMDDIKLEPVCDLSSDSGLDQYCCYSNGDSSPTDNELEHLSENICKSHMETCQYLREELQPSNWQTVLQADLDAYQKKSQEDMWQLCAVKVTEAVQYVVEFAKRIDGFMELCQNDQIVLLKAGSLEVVFVRMCRAYNSQNNTVFFDSKYAGPEVFKALGCDDLISSVFEFAKSLNSLQLSEDEIGLFSAYVLMSADRSWLQEKTRVEKLQQKIKIALQNLLQKNQRDEGILAKLVCKVSTIRMLCRRHMEKLSTFRALYPDTVHTRFPPLYKELFGSDFEQVLPQEA from the exons CTCAGATTGAGAGTATTCCCTGTAAAATCTGTGGAGATAAATCATCAGGGATTCATTATGGTGTTATCACATGTGAGGGATGCAAG ggtTTCTTCAGGAGGAGTCAGCAGGGCACTGTGTCATATTCATGTCCTCGGCAGAAGAGCTGTCTGATCGATCGTACCAGCAGAAACCGCTGCCAGCACTGTCGCCTGCAGAAGTGCTTAGCAGTGGGCATGTCAAGAGATG CTGTGAAATTCGGCCGGATGTCTAAGAAGCAGAGGGACAGTCTGTTCGCAGAGGTTCAGAAACACCGTCAACAGCAGCAGGAGGAGAAAGTGGGTGATGACACAGAGAAGGGGCGGGAACCTCAACCTCCAGGAGAGGCGGAGCCACTCACGCCCTCTTACGCCCTGTCCACCAATGGCGTCACAGAGCTCCCCAATGACCTCAGTGGATACGTGAATGGTCAGACCCCAGATGAGGAAAAGGCAGATTCAGCGATTGGTGGATTTTACCTAGACATTCAGCCCTCTCCAGACCAGTCAGGTCTAGACATGGATGACATTAAACTAGAACCTGTGTGCGACCTCAGCTCGGACTCAGGCTTAGATCAATATTGTTGCTATAGCAATGGAGACTCTTCACCTACTGACAATGAGCTAG AACATCTGTCAGAGAACATCTGCAAGTCTCACATGGAGACGTGCCAGTATCTTCGAGAAGAGCTACAGCCCAGCAACTGGCAGACGGTCTTACAGGCCGACCTGGACGCGTACCAAAAGAAG TCTCAGGAGGACATGTGGCAGCTGTGTGCAGTTAAAGTCACTGAAGCTGTGCAGTATGTGGTTGAGTTTGCCAAGCGCATTGATGGATTCATGGAGCTGTGTCAGAACGATCAGATCGTGCTGCTCAAAGCAG GTTCTTTAGAAGTAGTGTTCGTGAGGATGTGTCGGGCATATAACTCCCAGAACAACACTGTCTTTTTTGACAGCAAATATGCTGGGCCGGAGGTCTTCAAAGCATTGG gCTGTGATGATCTTATCAGCTCTGTGTTTGAGTTTGCGAAGAGCCTGAACTCTCTACAGCTCAGTGAAGATGAGATCGGCCTGTTTTCAGCATACGTGCTGATGTCTGCAG atcGCTCCTGGCTGCAGGAGAAGACCAGAGTGGAGAAACTCCAGCAGAAGATCAAGATTGCCCTCCAGAACCTCCTGCAGAAGAACCAGAGGGATGAGGGAATTCTCGCAAAG CTTGTCTGTAAAGTGTCCACCATTCGGATGTTATGCCGTCGCCATATGGAAAAACTGAGCACATTCAGAGCTCTTTACCCAGATACGGTCCACACGCGCTTCCCTCCACTCTATAAGGAGCTGTTTGGCTCAGACTTTGAGCAGGTTCTGCCTCAGGAGGCCTGA
- the LOC109088853 gene encoding nuclear receptor ROR-alpha B isoform X3 — MYLMITAMKAQIESIPCKICGDKSSGIHYGVITCEGCKGFFRRSQQGTVSYSCPRQKSCLIDRTSRNRCQHCRLQKCLAVGMSRDAVKFGRMSKKQRDSLFAEVQKHRQQQQEEKVGDDTEKGREPQPPGEAEPLTPSYALSTNGVTELPNDLSGYVNGQTPDEEKADSAIGGFYLDIQPSPDQSGLDMDDIKLEPVCDLSSDSGLDQYCCYSNGDSSPTDNELEHLSENICKSHMETCQYLREELQPSNWQTVLQADLDAYQKKSQEDMWQLCAVKVTEAVQYVVEFAKRIDGFMELCQNDQIVLLKAGSLEVVFVRMCRAYNSQNNTVFFDSKYAGPEVFKALGCDDLISSVFEFAKSLNSLQLSEDEIGLFSAYVLMSADRSWLQEKTRVEKLQQKIKIALQNLLQKNQRDEGILAKLVCKVSTIRMLCRRHMEKLSTFRALYPDTVHTRFPPLYKELFGSDFEQVLPQEA; from the exons CTCAGATTGAGAGTATTCCCTGTAAAATCTGTGGAGATAAATCATCAGGGATTCATTATGGTGTTATCACATGTGAGGGATGCAAG ggtTTCTTCAGGAGGAGTCAGCAGGGCACTGTGTCATATTCATGTCCTCGGCAGAAGAGCTGTCTGATCGATCGTACCAGCAGAAACCGCTGCCAGCACTGTCGCCTGCAGAAGTGCTTAGCAGTGGGCATGTCAAGAGATG CTGTGAAATTCGGCCGGATGTCTAAGAAGCAGAGGGACAGTCTGTTCGCAGAGGTTCAGAAACACCGTCAACAGCAGCAGGAGGAGAAAGTGGGTGATGACACAGAGAAGGGGCGGGAACCTCAACCTCCAGGAGAGGCGGAGCCACTCACGCCCTCTTACGCCCTGTCCACCAATGGCGTCACAGAGCTCCCCAATGACCTCAGTGGATACGTGAATGGTCAGACCCCAGATGAGGAAAAGGCAGATTCAGCGATTGGTGGATTTTACCTAGACATTCAGCCCTCTCCAGACCAGTCAGGTCTAGACATGGATGACATTAAACTAGAACCTGTGTGCGACCTCAGCTCGGACTCAGGCTTAGATCAATATTGTTGCTATAGCAATGGAGACTCTTCACCTACTGACAATGAGCTAG AACATCTGTCAGAGAACATCTGCAAGTCTCACATGGAGACGTGCCAGTATCTTCGAGAAGAGCTACAGCCCAGCAACTGGCAGACGGTCTTACAGGCCGACCTGGACGCGTACCAAAAGAAG TCTCAGGAGGACATGTGGCAGCTGTGTGCAGTTAAAGTCACTGAAGCTGTGCAGTATGTGGTTGAGTTTGCCAAGCGCATTGATGGATTCATGGAGCTGTGTCAGAACGATCAGATCGTGCTGCTCAAAGCAG GTTCTTTAGAAGTAGTGTTCGTGAGGATGTGTCGGGCATATAACTCCCAGAACAACACTGTCTTTTTTGACAGCAAATATGCTGGGCCGGAGGTCTTCAAAGCATTGG gCTGTGATGATCTTATCAGCTCTGTGTTTGAGTTTGCGAAGAGCCTGAACTCTCTACAGCTCAGTGAAGATGAGATCGGCCTGTTTTCAGCATACGTGCTGATGTCTGCAG atcGCTCCTGGCTGCAGGAGAAGACCAGAGTGGAGAAACTCCAGCAGAAGATCAAGATTGCCCTCCAGAACCTCCTGCAGAAGAACCAGAGGGATGAGGGAATTCTCGCAAAG CTTGTCTGTAAAGTGTCCACCATTCGGATGTTATGCCGTCGCCATATGGAAAAACTGAGCACATTCAGAGCTCTTTACCCAGATACGGTCCACACGCGCTTCCCTCCACTCTATAAGGAGCTGTTTGGCTCAGACTTTGAGCAGGTTCTGCCTCAGGAGGCCTGA